One stretch of Campylobacter sp. CCS1377 DNA includes these proteins:
- a CDS encoding pentapeptide repeat-containing protein, with translation MEELEQFGILAKNGRQDIKDDKITILGAEIKEINFQTLQEAGIKEICILRSEIKYLYFLEKNTIKIDFENCNFKNQIIARESYFKNEVIFRQCVFDAVVDFSKVEFNSKIDFLASVFKSEVRFIETQFQAEQSNNETIENNFGEIIFERRVSFSSATFQARVNFALSQFKDEVNFTKTKFQANQSNDKIIENHFLGVIFTGKAIFDDAIFKARVSFGISQFENEARFIGTQLLAKQDSNETIENEFRETIFKGKVTFDSLVLKTRISFLFSIFKDEALFLNINPNNFIFHNLEFNKTKFACKTLTNVIFCLFQYSVFKDALSFEGMKIERLRFDNVLFNGVVTFSNTKLNTKPQFINCTFSNQFNIEHQYIKYSDKDIENKINSIQNENDKFQALLNLRDLFRKLKSNRIAHHNLIDASELRTQELYARELELKYQENKSLKEKIEQWQLFFYRKLCDHHTDILQSLNSLILVIGIFGVLNLAIIIGFNCYLGYKPILEHLYFSLDFYNFHIKPFIENNHLFIIFVNFLILFVYLILVGFALCEKYIRKFFITISYVITFFIMITSPKILIPAMGIFTDKRVMLDPLSVLGGIYTIVFGFVVFSFIKTIRKNSIVPS, from the coding sequence ATGGAAGAATTAGAACAATTTGGGATTTTAGCAAAAAATGGTAGGCAAGATATAAAAGATGATAAAATAACCATACTTGGTGCTGAAATAAAAGAGATAAATTTTCAAACATTGCAAGAAGCAGGCATAAAAGAAATTTGTATACTTAGAAGTGAAATAAAATATCTTTATTTCTTAGAAAAGAATACTATAAAAATAGATTTTGAAAATTGCAATTTTAAAAATCAAATTATCGCTAGAGAGTCATATTTTAAAAATGAAGTTATATTTCGTCAATGCGTGTTTGATGCTGTAGTGGATTTTTCTAAAGTAGAATTTAATTCTAAGATAGATTTTTTGGCATCTGTGTTTAAAAGTGAAGTGAGATTTATAGAAACTCAGTTTCAAGCAGAGCAAAGTAATAATGAAACAATAGAAAATAATTTTGGAGAAATCATCTTTGAAAGAAGAGTATCTTTTTCTAGTGCTACATTTCAAGCAAGGGTTAATTTTGCACTCTCACAATTTAAAGACGAAGTAAATTTTACAAAAACCAAATTTCAAGCAAATCAAAGCAATGATAAAATAATTGAAAATCATTTTTTAGGGGTCATTTTTACAGGAAAAGCAATCTTTGACGACGCCATATTTAAAGCAAGGGTTAGTTTTGGAATTTCACAGTTTGAAAATGAAGCAAGGTTTATAGGAACTCAACTTCTAGCAAAACAAGATAGCAATGAAACAATAGAAAATGAATTTAGGGAAACTATCTTTAAAGGAAAGGTAACTTTTGATAGTCTTGTACTTAAAACAAGAATTAGCTTTTTGTTTTCGATATTTAAAGATGAAGCACTCTTTTTAAATATAAATCCAAATAATTTTATATTTCATAATTTAGAATTTAACAAAACAAAGTTTGCTTGTAAAACTCTTACAAATGTCATTTTTTGTCTATTCCAATACTCGGTATTTAAAGATGCATTAAGTTTTGAAGGAATGAAAATTGAAAGATTGAGATTTGATAATGTTTTATTTAATGGTGTTGTAACTTTTAGCAATACAAAGCTCAATACCAAACCACAATTTATAAACTGTACTTTTTCTAATCAATTTAATATAGAACATCAATATATCAAATATAGCGATAAAGATATAGAGAATAAGATAAATAGTATACAAAATGAAAATGATAAATTTCAAGCCTTGCTAAATTTAAGAGATTTGTTTAGAAAGCTAAAGAGTAACCGCATAGCTCATCACAATCTAATCGACGCTTCAGAGCTAAGAACGCAAGAGCTTTATGCTAGGGAGTTGGAGCTAAAATATCAAGAAAATAAAAGCTTAAAAGAAAAAATCGAACAATGGCAACTTTTCTTTTATCGCAAGCTTTGTGATCATCATACTGATATTTTGCAGAGTTTAAATTCACTTATTTTGGTGATAGGAATTTTCGGTGTGCTAAATTTAGCGATAATTATAGGTTTTAATTGTTATCTTGGTTATAAGCCTATTTTGGAGCATTTGTATTTTTCATTAGACTTTTATAATTTTCATATAAAACCTTTCATAGAAAATAATCATTTGTTTATAATATTTGTAAATTTTTTAATACTTTTTGTTTATTTGATTTTAGTTGGTTTTGCTTTGTGTGAAAAATATATAAGAAAATTTTTTATAACTATATCTTATGTGATAACTTTCTTTATCATGATAACTTCACCAAAAATTCTTATCCCTGCTATGGGGATTTTTACAGATAAAAGAGTTATGCTAGATCCACTTAGTGTGCTTGGTGGAATTTATACAATCGTTTTTGGTTTTGTTGTATTTTCTTTTATAAAGACAATTAGAAAAAATTCCATAGTGCCAAGCTGA
- a CDS encoding Eco57I restriction-modification methylase domain-containing protein, whose amino-acid sequence MNFKSIDEKEFLNPYYRKKPILEVELNKFIKILKDYKTNLKDNLKNNEDSLVANALGKFFESLSFECEVKSIHKGNSGIDLALKKDKQIQVIIEAKLPNSKDFFSPNKPNCKALHECILYYLRERKALNSSLKYIIITDFYRFYIFKAELFENLFNNNKYFKETFENFESKNSLFKGNTDEFYKECEKLLKSQKYLDSITRKDLFDEPSLKGVFVDFKPILEQDKSSFSKLKPLFKIFHKDFLLSEFNPNDANSLNNTFYKELLYILGLCESKQNSKLIITKSEESKAEQGTFYTAINSKLKEENFETILKLLILWLNRILFLKLIESNLVRFNDDKNLKFLNFKKIPDFDKLSELFFEVLAKERSTRKKSEFAYLPYLNSSLFEKQSIENTLEISSLNNDLKLNYYKNTVLKDDKCKTKKGQVGLLEYLFEFLDSFDFGSDDEQSEILSQKELISSSVLGNVFEKLNGYKEGSFYTPSFITSYMCKESITKVVLDKFNTRFDLDAKDISELRQALRKEDKKVQKELLNSIKICDPAVGSGHFLVSALNVMLSIYDELNLFDEEFYLEVQNDEILITNRKGEFIEYKRPHSDKDKAHLIQKELFYTKKDIIENNLFGVDINPNSCEITKLRLWIELLKHSFYQSFDDENYHDLKTLPNIDINIKCGNSLISYFEIDKSLSHYPNIKERMNKYKNIVKDYKEGFYTDKSQINQEIKNLKISFKNFCFADKFKKEMKSFNEKCEKYSKKYGNFLAVNDENLRIFVSANLTLFDFDEKEATKEFKKLKDDYNAIFNLESNHPFEWRFEFPEILDDDGNFKGFDLIIGNPPYIKEADNKELFTNTKKLRTYQGKMDIWYHFVGRGFDILKNNGYLSFIATNNWITNSGAKKLRNIVLEESQILSLVDFSSFMVFDSASIQTMIMQFQKTKPPKNYEFHFAKITTQTPIYEDALSILKNEKNQNNEILSINLAPKKFIDKTLNFTKSDYEELFNKIQKYGKFYLEEKEVAQGIVYPQENVNKKSLEILGKNFYIGQGIQKLTNEEVEKLNLLKNEKNLLKPIFESNSIEKYYAKKDNDFWVIYTNSSFKNLNSMDNYPNLKKHLDKFKKVITSDNKPYGLHRARDEKFFKGSPRIVALRKCVGEPKFSYVDFDCYVSATFYIIKTQRINVKYLTGLLNSKLVAFWLKHKGKMQGNNYQIDKEPLLNIPIADTNSKNQKIADELVNLVDEILKVKEQDKNANTKIQEDKINSIVYKLYNLTEEEIKIIEGK is encoded by the coding sequence ATGAATTTTAAATCTATAGATGAAAAAGAATTTCTCAACCCTTACTACCGCAAAAAGCCGATTTTAGAAGTAGAGTTAAATAAATTCATTAAAATTTTAAAAGATTATAAAACAAATTTAAAAGACAATCTCAAAAACAACGAAGACTCCCTAGTAGCAAACGCCCTTGGCAAATTTTTTGAAAGTTTGAGTTTTGAGTGTGAGGTAAAAAGCATACATAAAGGCAATAGCGGTATAGATCTAGCCTTGAAAAAAGATAAGCAAATTCAAGTTATCATTGAAGCAAAATTACCAAATTCTAAGGATTTTTTCAGTCCAAACAAGCCAAATTGCAAGGCTTTGCACGAGTGTATTTTGTATTATCTTCGCGAAAGAAAAGCCTTAAATTCATCGCTTAAATACATCATTATCACAGATTTTTATCGTTTTTATATCTTTAAGGCGGAGTTGTTTGAAAATCTTTTTAACAACAACAAATACTTCAAAGAAACTTTTGAAAATTTTGAAAGCAAAAATTCTCTTTTTAAGGGCAATACTGACGAGTTTTATAAAGAATGCGAAAAGCTTTTGAAGAGTCAAAAATATCTTGATTCTATCACGAGAAAAGATCTTTTTGATGAGCCTAGCTTAAAGGGTGTTTTTGTCGATTTCAAGCCTATTTTAGAGCAAGATAAATCAAGTTTTAGCAAACTTAAGCCTTTATTTAAAATTTTTCACAAAGACTTTTTACTAAGCGAATTTAATCCCAACGATGCAAATTCCTTAAACAATACCTTTTACAAAGAGCTTTTATATATCTTAGGACTTTGCGAAAGCAAACAAAACTCAAAGCTCATCATCACAAAAAGCGAAGAAAGCAAAGCAGAACAAGGCACTTTTTATACTGCTATAAATTCCAAACTTAAAGAAGAAAATTTTGAAACCATTTTAAAACTTTTGATTTTATGGCTTAATCGTATCTTATTTTTAAAGCTTATAGAGTCAAATTTGGTGCGTTTTAATGATGATAAAAATTTAAAATTTTTAAATTTTAAAAAAATACCTGATTTTGATAAGCTTAGCGAACTTTTCTTTGAAGTTTTAGCCAAAGAAAGAAGCACGAGAAAGAAAAGTGAATTTGCTTATCTGCCTTACTTAAATTCTTCTTTGTTTGAAAAACAAAGCATAGAAAATACGCTTGAAATTTCGAGCCTAAACAACGATTTAAAACTTAACTACTACAAAAACACTGTGCTAAAAGATGACAAATGCAAGACTAAAAAAGGACAAGTGGGACTTTTGGAATATTTGTTTGAATTTTTGGATAGCTTTGATTTTGGCAGTGATGATGAGCAAAGCGAGATTTTGAGTCAAAAAGAACTCATAAGTTCAAGTGTTTTAGGAAATGTATTTGAAAAACTTAACGGCTACAAAGAAGGAAGCTTTTACACTCCAAGCTTTATCACTTCTTATATGTGTAAAGAAAGTATCACAAAGGTTGTGCTTGATAAATTTAATACCCGATTTGATCTTGATGCCAAAGATATAAGCGAGTTAAGACAAGCTTTGAGAAAAGAAGATAAAAAAGTGCAAAAAGAGCTTTTAAATTCTATAAAAATTTGCGATCCTGCAGTGGGTAGCGGACATTTTTTAGTGTCGGCTTTAAATGTTATGCTTAGTATCTACGATGAGCTAAATCTTTTTGATGAGGAGTTTTACCTGGAAGTGCAAAACGATGAAATTCTCATCACTAACCGCAAAGGTGAATTTATAGAATACAAACGCCCGCATTCAGACAAGGACAAAGCCCACTTGATCCAAAAAGAACTTTTTTACACGAAAAAAGACATCATAGAAAACAACCTTTTTGGAGTAGATATCAACCCAAACTCATGCGAGATCACAAAGCTAAGGCTTTGGATAGAGCTTTTAAAACACAGTTTTTATCAAAGTTTTGATGATGAGAATTATCATGATCTTAAAACTCTGCCAAACATCGATATAAACATAAAATGCGGGAATTCTTTGATATCTTACTTTGAAATTGACAAAAGCCTAAGCCATTATCCTAATATCAAAGAACGCATGAATAAATACAAAAACATAGTCAAAGACTACAAAGAGGGCTTTTATACAGATAAAAGCCAAATCAACCAAGAGATAAAAAATCTCAAAATTTCTTTTAAAAATTTCTGCTTTGCGGATAAATTTAAAAAAGAGATGAAAAGTTTTAATGAAAAATGCGAAAAATACTCCAAAAAATACGGCAATTTCTTAGCTGTAAATGATGAGAATTTGAGAATTTTTGTCAGTGCGAATTTGACTCTTTTTGATTTTGATGAAAAAGAAGCCACAAAAGAATTTAAAAAACTCAAAGATGACTACAATGCTATTTTTAACCTAGAAAGCAATCATCCTTTTGAATGGCGTTTTGAATTTCCTGAAATTTTAGACGATGATGGAAATTTCAAAGGCTTTGATCTCATCATTGGCAATCCGCCTTATATAAAAGAAGCGGACAATAAAGAACTTTTTACTAATACAAAAAAGCTAAGAACTTATCAAGGAAAAATGGACATTTGGTATCATTTTGTAGGGCGTGGATTTGATATATTAAAAAACAATGGATATTTATCGTTTATCGCTACAAATAATTGGATTACAAATTCAGGAGCTAAAAAACTACGCAATATAGTTTTAGAAGAATCCCAAATTTTAAGCCTTGTTGATTTTAGCTCTTTTATGGTGTTTGATTCTGCAAGTATACAAACGATGATAATGCAATTTCAAAAAACAAAACCGCCTAAAAATTATGAATTTCATTTTGCTAAAATCACAACCCAAACTCCAATTTATGAAGATGCTCTAAGTATTTTAAAAAATGAAAAAAACCAAAACAATGAAATTTTAAGCATAAATTTAGCTCCAAAAAAATTCATAGATAAAACTTTAAATTTCACAAAAAGTGATTATGAAGAACTTTTCAATAAAATTCAAAAATATGGGAAATTTTATCTTGAAGAAAAAGAAGTCGCACAAGGGATAGTTTATCCACAAGAGAATGTAAATAAGAAGTCTTTAGAGATTTTGGGAAAAAATTTTTATATAGGACAAGGTATTCAAAAGCTAACAAATGAAGAAGTTGAAAAACTAAATCTTTTAAAAAATGAAAAAAATTTATTAAAACCTATTTTTGAAAGCAATAGCATAGAAAAATATTACGCTAAAAAAGATAATGATTTTTGGGTTATTTATACAAATTCATCATTTAAAAATCTAAATTCTATGGATAATTATCCAAATTTAAAAAAGCATTTAGATAAATTTAAAAAAGTTATAACTTCAGATAATAAACCTTATGGTTTGCACCGAGCAAGAGATGAGAAATTTTTTAAAGGAAGCCCTAGAATTGTGGCACTTAGAAAATGCGTAGGTGAGCCTAAATTTAGTTATGTTGATTTTGATTGTTATGTTTCAGCAACTTTTTATATTATCAAAACACAAAGAATAAATGTGAAATATTTAACAGGGCTTTTAAATTCAAAGCTTGTCGCATTTTGGTTAAAACATAAAGGAAAAATGCAAGGTAATAATTATCAAATCGACAAAGAGCCTTTGTTAAATATTCCTATAGCGGATACAAATTCTAAAAATCAAAAAATAGCCGATGAGCTTGTAAATTTAGTCGATGAAATTTTAAAAGTTAAAGAACAGGACAAAAACGCAAACACCAAAATCCAAGAAGACAAAATAAACTCTATCGTTTATAAACTCTACAACCTAACCGAAGAAGAAATAAAAATAATCGAAGGCAAGTGA
- a CDS encoding NifU family protein, translating into MMPFSDEELVKPVKASLDKSMYILERDGGGLEFLGIKNGVVYVHLIGACKGCAASGTTLKYHLERQLKIDIHPEITIVNLNGGADEFAKL; encoded by the coding sequence ATGATGCCTTTTAGTGATGAAGAGCTTGTAAAGCCTGTTAAAGCAAGTTTGGATAAAAGTATGTATATTTTAGAACGCGATGGCGGTGGGCTTGAATTTTTAGGCATTAAAAACGGCGTGGTTTATGTGCATTTAATCGGTGCTTGCAAGGGCTGTGCGGCAAGTGGAACAACGCTAAAATACCACTTAGAAAGACAGCTTAAAATCGACATACATCCTGAAATTACCATAGTGAATTTAAATGGCGGAGCGGACGAATTTGCAAAATTATAA
- a CDS encoding PD-(D/E)XK nuclease family protein, translating to MEKFVERLIKEDGKFEQDANNGLSNINIFEALGVEEKENYHSKFIAYLIDVNKGHYQKNFAKEFLEKLSKSLANTKFENLNIGDIKSVETESCIKDNRRVDILITLSDKRYIIIENKIYAKDQKNQLKDYISFVRKNIKNIEDCYKNILTIYLHQDEYTSPSDYSLGSFIIRENWIKDKNENNICHYLKIDYIWIKEWIDECIKTYEEKLTKDQKFVLDIQNIIFTLNQYRNILQWYITNEYIQRDDVLKFIFQDNVKMQNLKNVMVLYRYNKNKSELKNLNEQDYKKAKVIIQHKWNSICEYIIEEFFDNFEYMEIKIGDITFIGNKIEENRVNHGVFMFYPKSYKDESLYPCIYLYFKKSYYNTVGLTFEISNDNDEDIENEKYQECLKLFKDIKEENVRKYQNHYYCDKLINNEKLEGEYAFIYWLIESQNFTKDFIKILNDFFNKNLIQQAYKDIDDILNSKI from the coding sequence ATGGAAAAATTTGTTGAAAGATTGATTAAAGAAGATGGTAAGTTTGAACAAGATGCAAATAATGGCTTGAGTAATATAAATATATTTGAGGCTTTGGGTGTTGAAGAAAAAGAAAATTATCATTCAAAATTTATAGCTTATTTGATTGATGTGAATAAAGGGCATTACCAAAAAAATTTTGCAAAAGAGTTTTTGGAAAAACTTAGCAAAAGTTTAGCAAATACCAAATTTGAAAATTTAAATATAGGGGATATAAAAAGTGTAGAAACAGAATCTTGTATTAAAGATAATAGAAGGGTAGATATTTTAATAACATTAAGTGACAAGAGATATATTATAATAGAAAATAAAATTTATGCAAAAGATCAAAAAAATCAATTGAAAGATTATATTAGTTTTGTAAGAAAAAATATCAAAAATATAGAAGATTGTTATAAAAATATTTTAACTATATATTTACATCAAGATGAGTATACTAGTCCTAGTGATTATAGTTTGGGAAGTTTTATTATAAGAGAAAATTGGATTAAAGATAAAAATGAAAACAATATTTGTCATTATTTGAAGATAGATTATATATGGATTAAAGAGTGGATTGATGAGTGTATAAAAACATATGAAGAAAAACTAACCAAAGATCAAAAATTTGTTCTCGATATACAAAACATTATTTTTACTCTCAATCAATATAGAAATATTTTGCAATGGTATATAACAAACGAGTATATTCAAAGAGATGATGTGTTGAAATTTATTTTTCAAGATAATGTAAAAATGCAAAATTTAAAGAATGTTATGGTTTTATATAGATATAACAAAAACAAATCAGAGCTTAAAAATTTAAATGAGCAAGATTATAAAAAAGCTAAAGTTATCATCCAACATAAATGGAATAGTATCTGTGAATACATAATAGAAGAATTTTTTGATAATTTTGAATATATGGAAATTAAAATAGGTGATATAACTTTTATTGGTAACAAAATAGAAGAAAATCGTGTCAATCATGGTGTGTTTATGTTTTATCCTAAATCTTACAAAGACGAAAGTTTATACCCTTGTATATATTTATATTTTAAAAAAAGTTACTACAATACTGTTGGTTTGACATTTGAAATTTCAAATGATAATGATGAAGATATAGAAAATGAAAAATATCAAGAATGTTTAAAATTATTTAAAGATATAAAAGAAGAAAATGTTAGAAAATATCAAAACCACTATTATTGCGATAAATTAATAAATAATGAAAAACTAGAAGGAGAATATGCTTTTATTTATTGGTTGATTGAAAGTCAAAATTTTACAAAAGATTTTATTAAAATTTTAAATGATTTTTTTAATAAAAATCTTATACAACAAGCATATAAAGATATTGATGATATATTAAATTCTAAAATATAG
- a CDS encoding methyl-accepting chemotaxis protein: protein MHLKFGISTRLYLGFLLLMVAMLIVAFFSIIKIKFLDNTLTTATGENALVSRQAINYRGSIHDRSILIRDIILIKDPKDLEYTLNQIKKLEQDYFVAEEKLAEILAQGNVSKEVKIMVEDIAKIKLLTTQTYAKIIDYIVNQKDIESARELLLTSARDQFILWLAQTNKLIDYEELANQRLTESALNETRSFEFTMIVIIAIALIFSIIIAYFIVRYIKQSVGGEPRVVNDIITEVANGNLTQKIHTNYNQSILYAVSKMQEQLRGIVYKVMLIVEELNSKADLVAERINETEKSVLFQGQTSKESVFKIREISQKTKNISQNASETEQNSKNTTEVCQNNKKSAEDTASQMEYIANNSSQVSEQIALLREHTKNIDTSTDLISEITDQTNLLALNAAIEAARAGDVGRGFAVVADEIRKLAEKTGGATDQIAIINKKIQEETIATVKMIEESIPLIAQGKNLSEGMLDSVELIYKQANDSLLKARDVNKEIAEQVELMNEIEEKIILVSDISEKTQKEVSQNKDAMNELKVISNTLKKEIEIFRL, encoded by the coding sequence ATGCATTTAAAATTCGGAATTTCAACTAGATTATATTTGGGTTTTCTTTTGTTGATGGTTGCTATGTTGATAGTGGCTTTTTTCAGTATTATAAAAATCAAATTTTTGGATAATACCTTAACTACGGCTACAGGAGAGAATGCATTAGTTTCGCGTCAAGCTATTAATTATCGTGGTAGCATTCATGACCGTTCTATTTTAATAAGAGATATAATATTAATAAAAGATCCTAAAGATTTGGAGTATACTTTAAATCAAATTAAAAAATTGGAGCAAGATTATTTTGTTGCAGAAGAAAAGTTGGCAGAAATTTTAGCTCAAGGCAATGTGAGTAAAGAAGTAAAAATAATGGTTGAGGATATCGCTAAAATAAAGTTGTTGACAACTCAAACTTATGCAAAGATTATTGATTATATAGTAAATCAAAAAGATATTGAATCTGCTAGAGAGTTATTGCTAACTTCGGCTAGAGACCAGTTTATTTTATGGTTGGCTCAAACAAATAAATTAATTGATTATGAAGAGTTGGCAAATCAGCGTCTTACTGAATCTGCTCTAAATGAAACCAGATCATTTGAATTCACAATGATTGTTATAATAGCTATAGCTTTAATTTTTTCTATAATTATTGCTTATTTCATTGTGCGCTATATCAAACAATCCGTAGGTGGAGAGCCAAGAGTTGTAAATGATATTATTACGGAAGTGGCTAATGGAAATTTAACTCAAAAAATTCATACAAATTACAATCAAAGTATTCTTTATGCGGTTTCAAAGATGCAGGAGCAGCTTCGTGGTATTGTTTATAAGGTAATGCTAATAGTAGAAGAGTTAAATTCTAAAGCTGATTTGGTAGCCGAGCGTATTAATGAAACAGAAAAATCAGTTTTATTTCAAGGACAAACTTCCAAAGAATCTGTTTTTAAAATTAGAGAAATCAGTCAAAAAACAAAAAACATTTCGCAAAATGCTTCAGAAACAGAGCAGAATTCAAAAAACACCACTGAAGTTTGTCAAAATAATAAAAAATCAGCAGAAGATACAGCATCACAGATGGAATATATAGCTAATAATTCTTCGCAAGTTTCAGAGCAAATTGCTTTATTGCGCGAACATACAAAAAATATTGATACAAGTACAGATTTGATTAGTGAAATAACAGATCAGACAAATTTGTTAGCTTTAAATGCAGCTATTGAAGCAGCAAGGGCTGGTGATGTAGGAAGGGGCTTTGCTGTCGTTGCGGATGAAATTCGTAAACTTGCTGAAAAAACAGGAGGTGCTACAGATCAAATTGCAATCATTAATAAAAAAATTCAAGAAGAAACCATAGCTACTGTAAAGATGATTGAAGAATCCATTCCGCTCATTGCTCAAGGAAAAAATTTAAGTGAAGGAATGCTTGATAGTGTTGAGCTTATTTATAAACAAGCCAATGATAGCCTTTTGAAAGCACGTGATGTGAATAAAGAAATTGCAGAGCAAGTAGAACTTATGAATGAAATTGAAGAAAAAATTATTTTGGTATCCGATATATCAGAAAAAACCCAAAAAGAAGTAAGTCAAAATAAAGATGCAATGAATGAGCTTAAAGTAATTTCTAATACTTTGAAAAAAGAGATTGAAATTTTTAGACTATAA
- a CDS encoding multidrug effflux MFS transporter: MQKHTKIHGFAKFKLIIILALMSSIAPLSTDMYLPALTHVEQSFQTTTALTQLSLTSFFVAFALGQLIYGPISDIFGRKIPALIGIALFLTSSFACMIASSIEAFIVLRFFEALGGCAGIVIARAIVNDLFEIKEAAGIFALMMVFSSLAPMLSPTFGGFLLEYFSWHSIFTTLFILGTILFFMIAFGLKESAPHLGKIKFSNKQTLQNYIFVLKDKKFIVYIFSAGFAMAMLFAYITGSSFVFTRVYDLSEQQYSALFGINALGFVIFANINARLVRKFDPEKILKNALLIMLVCACVLTLGAFIKGNFWLFEISLFSCIALLGFIIPNTTTLAMARFKDHSGTASAVLGFVQFALAGLISSLVGALDANTPLILAFVMCACVLIANGVYFLAKHKA; this comes from the coding sequence ATGCAAAAACACACCAAAATTCACGGCTTTGCTAAATTTAAACTCATTATTATCCTTGCTTTGATGTCAAGCATTGCTCCGCTTTCAACGGATATGTATTTACCTGCACTTACACATGTAGAACAAAGCTTTCAAACCACAACAGCACTTACCCAGCTTTCGCTGACTAGCTTTTTTGTCGCCTTTGCTTTAGGACAATTAATTTATGGACCAATAAGCGATATTTTTGGACGAAAAATTCCCGCACTCATTGGAATAGCACTTTTTTTAACCTCATCTTTTGCTTGTATGATTGCAAGCTCGATCGAAGCTTTCATTGTCTTAAGATTTTTTGAGGCTTTGGGCGGATGTGCAGGGATAGTTATAGCAAGGGCTATTGTTAATGATTTATTTGAGATCAAAGAAGCAGCGGGGATCTTTGCTTTAATGATGGTTTTTAGCTCTCTTGCCCCTATGCTTTCGCCGACTTTTGGGGGATTTTTGCTTGAATACTTTTCGTGGCATAGCATTTTTACGACTTTATTCATTTTGGGGACTATTTTATTTTTTATGATAGCATTTGGGCTTAAAGAGTCCGCGCCTCACCTTGGAAAAATCAAATTTTCAAACAAGCAAACTTTGCAAAATTATATCTTTGTTTTAAAGGATAAAAAATTCATCGTATATATCTTTTCTGCAGGCTTTGCTATGGCTATGCTTTTTGCTTATATAACCGGCTCTTCTTTTGTTTTTACTAGGGTTTATGATTTAAGTGAGCAGCAATACTCAGCACTTTTTGGTATCAATGCGCTTGGTTTTGTGATTTTTGCCAATATCAATGCTCGTTTGGTGCGCAAATTTGATCCTGAAAAGATTTTAAAAAATGCCCTACTAATTATGCTTGTATGTGCTTGTGTTTTAACACTTGGCGCTTTTATAAAGGGTAATTTTTGGCTTTTTGAAATTTCTCTTTTTTCTTGTATCGCTTTACTTGGTTTTATCATTCCAAATACCACAACTTTGGCTATGGCGCGTTTTAAGGATCACTCGGGCACAGCCTCTGCGGTGCTTGGCTTTGTGCAATTTGCCCTAGCAGGACTTATCTCATCTTTAGTGGGTGCTTTAGACGCAAATACTCCGCTAATCCTTGCTTTTGTAATGTGTGCTTGTGTTTTAATCGCAAATGGGGTGTATTTTCTAGCTAAGCATAAGGCTTAG